A region from the Lolium perenne isolate Kyuss_39 chromosome 4, Kyuss_2.0, whole genome shotgun sequence genome encodes:
- the LOC127295172 gene encoding arginine-specific demethylase JMJ22, producing the protein MPGAFHCLRPSLKRKRKPKRRGSNHPKKTSESTNLAADDAAGGGDASFDLKSSASASTASAGGRGGGGCLVQPLGNLLLAAARRANLRDSGLGALRPLPDDLILDVLGLLPARDLGALSAASKAFYVISSHDPLWRAIVLADLGGNFAFAGSWRATYIAAASGRAHCPPRALEIKGFYSDYLFQSWLCANMEMRTEWLDRDTIDRRRGLSLEKFIAEYEEPNWPVLLEGCLDTWPALQKWTREYLLQASAGKEFVVGPVSMPLDRYFLYADNVQEERPLYLFDAKFAEKVPEMGSDYEVPVYFQEDLFKVLGEERPDHRWIIIGPAGSGSSFHVDPNSTSAWNAVIKGAKKWVMFPPEVPPPGVHPSADGAEVTSPVSIMEWFMNFYGACRTWEKRPIECVCRAGDIVFVPNGWWHLVINLEESIAITQNYVSRRNLLNVLDFLKRPNASELVSGTKDRVNLHDKFRNAIDAAYPGTISELEVEAQKKAAARKKKTAFWDSAVDANTGGFKFSF; encoded by the exons ATGCCCGGTGCTTTCCACTGCCTCCGCCCCTCCCTCAAGCGCAAGCGCAAACCCAAGCGCCGCGGCAGCAACCACCCCAAGAAGACCAGCGAATCGACGAACCTCGCCGCCGACGATGCCGCCGGAGGCGGAGACGCCTCCTTCGACCTCAAGagctccgcctccgcttccaccgcttctgccggcggtagaggaggaggaggttgccTCGTCCAGCCGCTCGGGAACCTCCTCCTCGCTGCCGCCCGCCGCGCCAACCTCCGGGACTCTGGTCTCGGCGCGCTTCGCCCGCTCCCTGATGACCTCATCCTCGATGTTCTCGGCCTTCTGCCCGCCCGAGACCTCGGCGCGCTCTCCGCGGCCTCCAAGGCCTTCTATGTCATCTCCTCCCACGACCCGCTCTGGCGGGCCATCGTCCTCGCCGACCTCGGCGGGAACTTCGCGTTTGCCGGCTCCTGGCGCGCCACCTACATCGCCGCCGCCTCCGGCCGCGCTCATTGCCCCCCGCGCGCCCTGGAGATCAAAGGCTTCTACTCGGACTACCTCTTCCAGAGCTGGCTATGCGCCAACATGGAGATGCGGACGGAGTGGCTCGACCGGGACACCATTGACCGCCGCCGCGGCTTATCTCTGGAGAAATTCATCGCTGAATACGAGGAGCCCAATTGGCCGGTGCTGCTTGAGGGATGCCTTGATACCTGGCCGGCGTTGCAAAAATGGACCAGGGAATATTTGCTGCAAGCCTCAGCTGGCAAGGAGTTTGTGGTCGGTCCAGTGAGCATGCCACTCGATAGGTACTTCCTCTATGCTGACAATGTGCAGGAGGAGAGGCCATTGTACCTATTTGATGCAAAGTTTGCTGAGAAGGTTCCAGAGATGGGGAGTGACTACGAAGTGCCGGTGTACTTCCAGGAGGACCTATTCAAGGTGCTCGGGGAGGAGAGGCCGGATCACCGGTGGATTATCATTGGTCCAGCGGGATCAGGGTCATCGTTCCATGTAGATCCTAACTCGACATCGGCGTGGAATGCTGTGATCAAGGGGGCTAAAAAGTGGGTCATGTTCCCACCGGAGGTGCCGCCACCAGGTGTCCACCCAAGTGCCGATGGGGCAGAGGTCACTAGCCCCGTGTCTATCATGGAGTGGTTCATGAACTTCTACGGAGCGTGTAGAACCTGGGAGAAGAGGCCGATTGAGTGTGTATGTCGGGCCGGAGACATTGTATTTGTGCCTAATGGATGGTGGCACTTGGTTATCAATCTCGAAGAGTCCATTGCCATCACTCAGAACTATGTGAGCAG GAGGAACCTGTTGAATGTTCTTGACTTTCTCAAGAGACCCAATGCAAGTGAACTGGTGTCAGGAACCAAGGACAGGGTTAACCTGCACGACAAGTTCCGGAACGCAATAGATGCAGCTTACCCTGGGACAATTAGTGAGCTTGAAGTTGAAGCTCAGAAGAAGGCTGCTGCTCGGAAGAAGAAAACCGCATTCTGGGATTCTGCTGTAGACGCCAACACTGGAGGATTCAAGTTCTCTTTCTGA